The Natronoglycomyces albus genome has a segment encoding these proteins:
- a CDS encoding Nif3-like dinuclear metal center hexameric protein, producing MNSTVSEAAAYLNDIYPQHWAQEWDRVGLVTGRGHWPVRKALCVVDCVPETVAEAVERGANLIVAHHPLLLRGVSSLDPEESYKGDLLHSLIENRIGLYVAHTNADVANPGVSDALALRLGLGQLRPLSPLEGPEHVDSGRGIGRVGILENPMRLADFVEFAAARLPRTAWGVRATGNPDRLITTVAVSGGAGDSYLHQAHSAGADVFLTSDLRHHPVSEFLAAGQRLGQEFSNRVGEDPNRGARTPDVIDVAHYASERPWVDLVAQQLRNVIGEVVTSDVVTDPWTLHQLGS from the coding sequence GTGAATTCGACAGTCTCTGAAGCCGCCGCGTACCTGAACGACATCTATCCACAGCATTGGGCGCAAGAGTGGGACCGCGTCGGTCTGGTCACTGGCCGTGGGCACTGGCCGGTTCGAAAAGCTCTGTGCGTTGTCGACTGTGTGCCCGAAACTGTGGCCGAGGCCGTTGAACGGGGAGCGAACCTCATCGTCGCCCATCATCCGCTGCTACTGCGTGGGGTCTCGAGCTTGGACCCAGAGGAATCGTATAAAGGCGATCTGCTTCATTCACTCATCGAGAACCGCATTGGGCTCTATGTAGCGCACACCAACGCCGACGTGGCAAATCCTGGGGTTTCGGACGCTTTGGCTCTGCGGTTGGGACTGGGGCAACTGCGCCCGTTGTCTCCATTGGAGGGGCCTGAGCATGTAGATTCAGGGCGCGGTATCGGTCGCGTCGGTATACTGGAGAATCCGATGCGACTGGCTGATTTCGTGGAGTTTGCGGCTGCGCGACTGCCCCGTACGGCATGGGGGGTGCGTGCGACGGGAAATCCCGATCGATTGATCACCACCGTCGCTGTCTCGGGTGGGGCCGGTGACTCGTACTTGCACCAGGCACACTCCGCGGGAGCAGATGTCTTCTTGACCTCCGATTTGCGGCATCACCCAGTCAGCGAATTTCTAGCCGCTGGCCAGCGGCTCGGTCAGGAGTTTTCGAATCGCGTGGGTGAGGACCCTAATCGAGGTGCCCGCACACCAGATGTAATCGACGTGGCGCACTATGCCTCTGAACGACCGTGGGTTGATCTGGTCGCCCAGCAACTGCGGAACGTGATTGGGGAGGTTGTGACCTCCGATGTGGTCACTGATCCATGGACGCTTCACCAACTGGGCAGCTAA
- a CDS encoding peroxiredoxin, whose product MLTVGDKFPSYDLTSCVSIEADGAFEQINHKSYEGKWRVVFSWPKDFTFICPTEIAEFGRLNTEFADRDTQVLGFSTDSEFVHFAWRKDHPDLRDLPFPMMSDIKRELSEELGVLGEDGVAQRATFIVDPNNTIQFAMVTAGSVGRNVAEVLRVLDALQTDELCPCNWSNGEETLDAKKLMAAG is encoded by the coding sequence ATGTTGACTGTTGGTGACAAGTTCCCTTCCTACGACCTGACCTCCTGCGTCTCAATCGAGGCCGACGGCGCATTCGAACAGATCAACCACAAGTCCTATGAGGGCAAGTGGCGCGTCGTGTTCAGCTGGCCGAAGGACTTCACCTTCATCTGCCCGACTGAGATCGCCGAGTTCGGACGCCTCAACACCGAGTTTGCCGACCGTGACACCCAGGTGTTGGGTTTCTCGACTGACTCTGAGTTCGTTCACTTCGCATGGCGCAAAGACCACCCGGACCTGCGCGATCTGCCATTCCCGATGATGAGCGACATCAAGCGCGAACTGTCCGAAGAGCTCGGCGTTCTCGGTGAGGACGGTGTCGCCCAGCGAGCCACCTTCATCGTCGACCCGAACAACACCATCCAGTTCGCCATGGTCACCGCCGGTTCGGTCGGCCGTAATGTCGCTGAGGTTCTTCGCGTACTCGACGCTCTACAGACCGACGAGCTGTGCCCGTGCAACTGGAGCAACGGCGAGGAGACCCTGGACGCCAAGAAGCTGATGGCGGCCGGCTAA
- a CDS encoding threonine aldolase family protein, protein MVVDLRSDTVTKPSPQMLEAMAAADVGDDVYAEDPTVNALESHVAELFGHEAALFTPTGSMANQIALQTLVRPGEEVLCDIDAHIANYELGAAAAFGGISCRTWQAQAGRLVADQVEPLLNLPGFHAVPTKAIAVENTHNRGGGTVQPLDQIAKLRSMAEAHDIALHCDGARIWNAHVATGVSLAEYGRYFDTMAVCLSKGLGAPIGSLVISTVDRIEHARAIRKRLGGGMRQVGLLAAAGRYAIDHHLAGLRADHDRALRIAEQLEPFGICSADQVQTNIVVLRHPEIAKLAAQAGEKGVRISVLGTRWGRLLTHRDIDDAGVDRAVGVLTELLR, encoded by the coding sequence ATGGTTGTGGATTTGCGAAGCGACACGGTAACGAAGCCTTCCCCGCAGATGCTGGAGGCGATGGCGGCCGCTGACGTCGGTGACGACGTCTATGCGGAGGACCCGACGGTGAATGCCCTCGAGTCTCACGTGGCGGAGTTGTTCGGCCATGAGGCGGCGCTCTTCACCCCAACGGGGTCAATGGCCAACCAGATCGCGCTGCAAACCCTGGTGCGGCCCGGTGAAGAAGTTCTGTGCGACATCGACGCTCACATTGCCAATTATGAGCTGGGAGCCGCCGCCGCGTTCGGTGGCATTAGTTGCCGTACCTGGCAGGCTCAGGCCGGTCGTCTCGTCGCAGACCAGGTCGAGCCACTGCTCAACCTGCCAGGTTTTCACGCGGTGCCGACCAAGGCCATCGCGGTTGAGAACACTCATAACCGGGGTGGCGGTACGGTGCAGCCTCTCGACCAGATCGCAAAACTGCGTTCCATGGCCGAGGCTCATGACATCGCCTTGCACTGTGACGGCGCCCGGATATGGAACGCCCATGTGGCCACTGGGGTGAGTCTTGCCGAATATGGGCGATATTTCGACACGATGGCCGTGTGTCTATCCAAAGGGCTCGGAGCGCCGATCGGTTCCTTGGTGATTTCAACTGTGGACCGTATCGAACACGCCCGCGCCATTCGCAAACGTCTGGGGGGCGGAATGCGGCAGGTGGGGCTGCTGGCGGCCGCTGGACGCTACGCGATTGACCACCATCTCGCCGGATTGCGCGCAGATCATGATCGCGCCTTGCGTATTGCCGAGCAATTGGAGCCGTTTGGAATTTGTTCGGCCGACCAGGTGCAGACGAACATCGTCGTATTGCGGCACCCCGAGATAGCGAAGCTAGCCGCCCAAGCGGGTGAAAAAGGGGTCAGAATCTCTGTCCTGGGTACGCGATGGGGTCGACTTCTCACTCATCGTGACATTGATGACGCGGGTGTTGACCGGGCGGTGGGGGTTCTCACCGAGCTTCTGCGCTGA
- the bfr gene encoding bacterioferritin codes for MQGDERVIEFLNEQLTGELTAINQYFLHAKMQENWGYTKLASFTRSESIDEMKHADVITERILFLEGLPNYQRLFPLRIGGSVTEMFQCDREVEVEAIDRLKRGVEYMRSVQDYTSANLFEDILKDEEHHIDYLDTQLELIEKLGESLYLQTLIEQPSS; via the coding sequence ATGCAGGGTGATGAACGCGTAATCGAGTTCCTCAATGAGCAACTCACCGGTGAACTGACGGCAATTAACCAGTATTTTCTTCACGCCAAAATGCAGGAGAACTGGGGCTATACGAAGCTTGCCTCGTTCACCCGCTCTGAGTCGATCGACGAAATGAAACACGCCGATGTAATAACCGAGCGGATCCTCTTTCTCGAAGGCCTCCCCAACTACCAGCGGTTGTTTCCGCTGCGTATCGGCGGCAGCGTTACGGAGATGTTCCAGTGCGACCGTGAGGTCGAAGTGGAGGCAATAGACCGTCTGAAGCGTGGCGTCGAGTACATGCGTTCGGTCCAGGACTACACCTCGGCGAATCTTTTCGAGGACATTCTCAAGGACGAAGAACATCACATCGACTACCTTGACACGCAGCTGGAGCTCATCGAGAAGCTCGGCGAGAGCCTGTATCTACAGACGCTGATCGAACAGCCCTCGTCTTAA
- a CDS encoding M3 family metallopeptidase, whose translation MTITNPFLEPSELPYQLPPFAECGPEHFRPAFAAGMDEHWREIEQIATNPQPPTFDNTIAALERAGAILERTSIVFYTLNAADTTDELQAIETEYSGKLSAHQDRILQHEKLFERIDDLHRRRADLGLSEEDAYLLQRRHTAFVRGGAQLKPEDKARLAELNSQLSQLSTKFSQQGLADINDAAVHVTDVTWLDGLESGAISAAAEAAKSRGLEGYLITSQLFSNPPSLASLSNRTLRQQLWEASTSRGPHNAATLLEMVRLRAERARLLGYDHHADYVTADQMAGSAAAVLDRLGAMVPAAIDNAKAEAAELQKFVHDSGENFDLQPWDWSFYSTKLLTEKFDFDPDQLRPYLELDRVLEDGVFFAANKLYGLTITPREDLQGYHPDVRVWEVFDHDGSALGLFLGDFFTRDSKKGGAWMNPLVNQSTLLEKKPVVLNNLNIPKPAEGQPALVSMDFVRTLFHEFGHAIHGLLSACHYPSVSMTSVPRDFVEFPSQVNEMWIDWPEVADNYARHVETGEPLPEELKEKVSQVRSNGQGFKKTEYLASALLDLAWHQLGPDEVPQPGADPAAVVEEFERSYLTQLGFPLDLIAPRYRSGYFQHIFSGGYSAGYYSYVWSEILDADTVEWFKDNGGLDRANGDHFRNELLSRGRSIDPMQLYRNFRGRDPHVEPLLKRHNLQPR comes from the coding sequence ATGACCATCACCAATCCCTTCCTGGAACCCTCCGAACTGCCCTATCAGCTGCCGCCCTTCGCCGAATGCGGCCCAGAGCACTTCCGGCCTGCATTCGCAGCGGGGATGGACGAACACTGGCGAGAAATCGAACAGATCGCCACCAACCCACAACCACCCACGTTCGACAACACGATTGCCGCTCTCGAACGTGCCGGAGCCATCCTCGAGCGCACCTCCATCGTCTTCTACACCCTCAACGCCGCAGACACCACCGATGAGCTGCAAGCAATCGAGACGGAATACTCCGGCAAACTCTCCGCCCATCAAGACCGCATTTTGCAGCACGAGAAGCTATTCGAACGCATCGACGACCTCCATCGCCGCCGCGCGGACCTAGGGCTCTCCGAAGAAGACGCCTATCTCCTACAACGGCGCCACACCGCCTTCGTTCGTGGCGGAGCACAACTAAAACCAGAGGACAAGGCACGCCTCGCCGAATTGAATTCTCAGCTTTCTCAACTCTCGACCAAGTTCAGTCAGCAGGGGCTAGCCGATATCAACGACGCGGCCGTACACGTCACGGACGTCACCTGGCTCGACGGGCTCGAATCAGGGGCCATCAGTGCCGCAGCCGAGGCCGCGAAATCGCGCGGTCTAGAGGGCTACCTCATCACCAGCCAGCTTTTCTCCAACCCGCCTTCGCTGGCCAGTCTCTCCAACCGCACTCTGCGCCAACAACTGTGGGAAGCCTCGACTAGCCGGGGTCCACACAATGCCGCGACGCTCCTGGAAATGGTGCGTCTACGCGCTGAGCGCGCTCGCCTACTCGGCTATGACCACCATGCGGACTACGTCACAGCCGACCAGATGGCAGGCAGCGCGGCTGCCGTCCTTGACCGACTTGGGGCGATGGTTCCCGCCGCGATTGACAACGCCAAGGCCGAAGCCGCAGAGCTACAGAAGTTCGTCCACGACTCCGGTGAAAACTTCGACCTCCAGCCTTGGGACTGGAGCTTCTATTCGACCAAGCTTCTGACTGAAAAGTTCGACTTCGACCCCGACCAGTTGCGTCCTTACCTCGAACTCGACCGCGTTCTCGAAGACGGAGTGTTCTTCGCGGCCAACAAGCTCTACGGCCTCACCATCACCCCGCGCGAAGATCTGCAGGGTTACCACCCGGACGTGCGGGTCTGGGAGGTGTTCGACCACGATGGCAGCGCTTTGGGATTGTTCCTAGGCGACTTCTTCACCCGCGATTCAAAAAAGGGTGGAGCATGGATGAATCCACTGGTCAATCAGTCAACGCTGCTTGAGAAAAAGCCCGTGGTTCTTAACAACCTCAACATTCCCAAACCTGCCGAGGGCCAGCCGGCATTGGTATCGATGGACTTCGTCCGGACTTTGTTCCACGAATTCGGCCACGCTATTCACGGGCTGCTCTCCGCGTGCCACTATCCTTCGGTGTCCATGACATCAGTACCACGCGACTTCGTCGAGTTCCCCTCGCAAGTCAATGAAATGTGGATTGACTGGCCCGAAGTGGCCGACAACTACGCGCGTCACGTCGAGACAGGCGAGCCGCTGCCCGAGGAGCTCAAAGAGAAGGTCTCGCAGGTACGCAGCAACGGCCAGGGCTTCAAGAAGACCGAGTACTTGGCCTCGGCCTTGCTCGACCTCGCCTGGCACCAGTTGGGGCCCGACGAAGTACCGCAGCCCGGCGCTGACCCGGCCGCGGTGGTTGAGGAATTTGAACGCTCCTACTTGACGCAATTGGGATTCCCGCTGGATCTCATTGCTCCACGCTACCGATCGGGATACTTTCAGCACATCTTCTCCGGAGGTTACTCCGCTGGCTACTATTCCTATGTGTGGTCGGAGATCCTCGATGCCGACACAGTCGAGTGGTTTAAGGACAATGGTGGCCTTGACCGTGCCAACGGCGACCACTTCCGCAACGAGCTACTCTCGCGCGGCCGTTCCATCGATCCGATGCAGTTGTACCGCAACTTCCGCGGACGTGACCCCCACGTTGAGCCGCTGTTGAAGCGCCACAACCTACAGCCGCGGTAG
- a CDS encoding helix-turn-helix domain-containing protein: protein MEVAEEPIGRRVAQWRQRRGMSQQVFADRIGKSKSWVDKVERGVRRLDKYSVICDIAQVLGVDTSQLMGREPQRQPGLSSCLDQAEVESIRQSLERYERLGIFLQAASLDSKPIPELKKTVAYTWAAMEKGHYPVVARSLIELLRATPIAQENPIDGTAAEASEILTQVYQIASSVLRKLGEPQLAWLAADRSISAAQRGNDPLLAGTATARVANSLRALGRHQAALDLNVQVAHGLMAEHVADEPTPQALSVYGFLLLQGAMAAALAGESATCKDLLDSADIAAQRMGDDGNYYWTSFGPTNVALHRAAAHVELGEGRAALAVHAQINPAKLNDLVAERRAHHYLDMARACVQIGDWSKAGKALSLAHRTAHSEVRCRPVAHSLIDHILHHSKGSSPPEVMALAEQCGLTK from the coding sequence ATGGAAGTAGCAGAGGAACCCATTGGGCGCAGAGTCGCTCAATGGCGGCAACGCCGCGGAATGTCTCAGCAAGTGTTCGCAGACCGCATCGGCAAGTCCAAGAGTTGGGTGGACAAAGTCGAACGCGGCGTCCGTCGGCTCGACAAATATTCGGTCATATGCGACATCGCTCAAGTACTGGGTGTCGACACGAGCCAACTCATGGGGCGAGAGCCACAGCGGCAGCCGGGCCTGTCCAGTTGCCTCGACCAAGCCGAGGTGGAGAGTATCCGGCAGTCGTTGGAGCGTTATGAGCGCCTCGGAATTTTCCTCCAGGCAGCCTCTCTGGACTCGAAACCGATCCCGGAGCTGAAGAAGACGGTCGCCTATACCTGGGCGGCAATGGAGAAGGGCCATTATCCGGTCGTTGCCCGGTCATTGATCGAACTCTTGCGGGCCACTCCCATCGCCCAAGAGAATCCGATCGATGGTACGGCCGCAGAGGCTAGCGAAATTTTGACCCAGGTCTACCAGATCGCCTCCTCGGTCCTACGAAAACTGGGCGAGCCGCAATTGGCATGGCTGGCGGCAGACCGCTCGATCAGCGCAGCTCAGCGTGGAAATGACCCGCTGTTGGCCGGGACGGCGACGGCGCGAGTCGCGAACTCACTTCGAGCATTGGGGCGGCACCAAGCCGCACTCGATCTCAACGTGCAAGTCGCACACGGCCTCATGGCCGAACATGTCGCCGACGAACCGACACCGCAAGCCCTTAGTGTCTACGGCTTTCTGTTACTGCAGGGAGCCATGGCCGCAGCGCTTGCTGGAGAATCGGCAACCTGTAAGGACCTACTCGACAGTGCCGACATCGCGGCTCAGCGCATGGGAGATGACGGCAACTATTACTGGACGTCCTTCGGGCCGACCAATGTGGCTCTGCACCGGGCAGCCGCACACGTAGAGCTGGGGGAAGGGCGAGCGGCATTGGCAGTTCACGCTCAGATCAACCCGGCAAAGCTCAATGATCTCGTCGCAGAGAGGCGGGCGCATCACTACCTGGACATGGCGCGAGCCTGTGTGCAAATCGGCGACTGGAGTAAAGCGGGGAAGGCGCTGAGCCTGGCTCACCGCACCGCACATTCGGAGGTACGGTGCCGCCCGGTGGCACACAGCCTGATCGACCATATTCTGCACCACAGCAAAGGCTCTAGCCCGCCGGAGGTGATGGCGCTAGCCGAGCAGTGCGGCTTGACGAAGTGA
- a CDS encoding TY-Chap domain-containing protein has product MLGTHRLSEQELIELLRRVRRTNFGQWSKDDMTRGLKSLGWKVRSGEVDIGMWSAETGYTTGTAIADRIPAQVRVGGNADFYAIELMVLRSAERGRAGEHHRTTVFREVLRTMLNELGSPDVRGGDGGPWVRWYRDGIIIELHLRRFHGGVTLRLLSPEVFNQIEANAVARGDVSGWSAYAKKQNLPTEPAIYDLGEFTDRLAALLGDMAADVPIVNTASTVVLRTGDWSSRYVAAIVDGSLSVEASAAVKGSWRAGLSNLPSMGFRAPGNGMPNWSKAFRAADRASVSQAAHMMVDALTAFGIQDLFDIVYDAFTADGERMYLPVLGIAGADSSY; this is encoded by the coding sequence ATGCTCGGCACACACCGACTCAGTGAACAAGAACTCATCGAATTGCTTCGCCGTGTTCGACGCACCAACTTCGGCCAATGGTCAAAAGATGACATGACCCGAGGGCTGAAGTCGCTTGGTTGGAAAGTTCGCAGTGGCGAAGTGGATATCGGCATGTGGAGCGCGGAGACGGGCTACACGACCGGGACGGCCATTGCCGACCGGATTCCGGCCCAGGTGCGCGTAGGCGGAAACGCTGACTTTTATGCCATCGAATTGATGGTGTTGCGTTCGGCCGAGCGTGGACGGGCGGGGGAACATCACCGCACGACTGTGTTCCGCGAGGTCTTGCGCACGATGCTGAACGAGCTGGGCTCGCCCGACGTTCGCGGTGGCGACGGTGGCCCATGGGTGCGCTGGTATCGCGATGGCATCATCATTGAACTTCATTTGCGGCGTTTTCATGGTGGAGTGACGCTGCGGTTGTTGTCGCCCGAAGTGTTCAACCAGATCGAGGCGAACGCTGTTGCGCGTGGAGACGTCTCTGGCTGGTCGGCGTATGCCAAGAAACAGAATCTGCCTACCGAACCGGCGATTTACGATTTGGGAGAGTTTACCGACCGCCTAGCCGCTCTCCTAGGCGATATGGCGGCGGACGTCCCGATTGTCAACACGGCCTCGACCGTCGTACTCCGCACGGGGGACTGGTCGAGCCGCTATGTCGCCGCGATTGTCGATGGCAGTTTGAGTGTGGAAGCTTCGGCTGCCGTGAAGGGCTCGTGGCGGGCTGGACTTTCGAACTTGCCAAGCATGGGCTTTCGCGCCCCCGGAAACGGTATGCCAAATTGGTCGAAGGCCTTTCGGGCCGCTGACCGGGCTTCGGTGTCACAAGCTGCGCATATGATGGTTGACGCGCTTACCGCGTTTGGAATCCAGGATCTGTTCGATATCGTCTACGACGCGTTCACCGCTGATGGTGAGCGTATGTACTTGCCGGTCCTGGGTATCGCTGGGGCTGACAGCTCCTACTAG
- a CDS encoding (2Fe-2S)-binding protein: MYACICHGVREHEVQECISAGATDEDAIGDACGAGTGCGTCLDRLTEMIESHFAAMDSQAGLSYIPDSATMPDSIAPVSPAVRLADSPYAGLS, encoded by the coding sequence GTGTACGCCTGCATCTGTCACGGAGTCCGCGAGCACGAAGTGCAAGAGTGCATCAGCGCTGGGGCTACTGACGAAGACGCCATCGGTGACGCCTGCGGGGCTGGAACCGGGTGTGGTACATGCCTTGATCGCCTAACCGAGATGATCGAGTCGCACTTTGCCGCCATGGACTCCCAGGCGGGCTTGTCTTATATTCCGGATTCGGCTACCATGCCCGATTCTATTGCCCCTGTCTCACCAGCTGTTCGGCTGGCCGACTCACCCTACGCCGGTCTTTCCTAG
- a CDS encoding zinc ribbon domain-containing protein encodes MKADPFDQRRLLELQATDTAIAQLEQSLKTLPEAERIPALQREAIRLRDQVSAREAGIADLDRDIARVEKEIAVVTKRANNDRDRMAAGSVTPKQLEGLQSELESLANRQNELEDQQLELMETRERLEATLAGHIDQLKNSQAAQQEAERARDAAVAEVDEKIAHHRQQREHLSASIPSSLVELYEKVRAKKPIAAALLRLRSCESCRIEKSPADLAPIRAAGPDEVLRCEECGAILIRTEESGI; translated from the coding sequence ATGAAAGCCGACCCTTTTGACCAGAGACGACTTCTGGAACTTCAAGCTACCGACACCGCCATCGCACAGCTGGAACAGAGTTTGAAGACGTTGCCCGAGGCGGAACGGATTCCAGCGCTGCAGCGCGAGGCGATACGTCTGCGAGACCAAGTCTCCGCCCGTGAAGCAGGCATTGCCGACCTAGACCGCGACATCGCGCGAGTGGAAAAAGAAATCGCCGTAGTCACCAAACGAGCCAACAATGACCGCGACCGTATGGCCGCCGGTAGCGTCACACCCAAACAGCTCGAAGGGCTGCAAAGTGAGCTGGAATCTCTAGCCAACCGGCAAAACGAACTAGAGGACCAGCAGCTGGAACTCATGGAGACAAGGGAACGGCTCGAAGCCACACTCGCCGGCCACATCGACCAGTTGAAAAACTCGCAGGCCGCTCAACAAGAAGCCGAGCGGGCACGAGATGCCGCGGTCGCGGAAGTAGACGAGAAAATCGCCCACCACCGCCAACAACGCGAACACCTCTCCGCGTCCATTCCCAGCTCACTGGTGGAGCTGTACGAAAAAGTACGAGCCAAGAAACCCATCGCCGCTGCCCTTTTGCGCCTGCGCAGCTGTGAGTCATGCCGTATTGAGAAATCTCCCGCTGACCTCGCACCGATTCGAGCCGCTGGCCCCGATGAAGTCCTCCGTTGTGAAGAATGCGGAGCGATCCTCATTCGGACCGAGGAGTCGGGAATCTAG
- a CDS encoding metallophosphoesterase — protein sequence MDSPSPLYVVSDVHGHYDALVEALQAQNLIDRDENWIAGEARLWALGDLFDRGERGVDTVRLLRKLSEQASAAGGLVDTLLGNHELLVLGSRRFGEQAFMDSAGNERQFLQWWVINGGFEEEMNLLTDDEVSWLTSRPLAVVVDQVLLVHSDTDGYLQYGNSIDDVNTSAHEALSTENPERWWDLFRSLTQRHDYLREDGPQRARAMLNTLGGTQIVHGHSTIPDTTDLTPGQVEEPRRYCDGLVLNVDGGVYQGGRCLVVRPND from the coding sequence ATGGATTCGCCAAGCCCGCTATATGTGGTTAGTGACGTGCATGGCCACTACGATGCCCTCGTTGAAGCCCTCCAGGCTCAGAATTTGATCGACCGTGACGAAAACTGGATCGCGGGCGAAGCCCGACTGTGGGCGCTTGGCGACTTGTTTGACCGTGGGGAGCGAGGCGTCGACACTGTTCGGCTCCTTCGCAAGCTCTCTGAACAGGCGTCCGCTGCCGGTGGTCTCGTTGACACACTCCTTGGCAACCACGAGTTGCTGGTTCTGGGTTCGCGGAGGTTTGGTGAGCAGGCCTTCATGGACTCGGCCGGAAATGAGCGCCAGTTTCTCCAATGGTGGGTCATCAATGGTGGTTTCGAGGAGGAGATGAACCTCTTGACCGACGATGAGGTCTCTTGGCTAACATCTCGCCCACTCGCGGTTGTAGTTGACCAAGTACTCCTCGTTCACTCCGACACCGATGGATACTTGCAATATGGCAACTCGATCGATGATGTCAACACCTCTGCCCATGAGGCTCTTTCGACCGAAAACCCCGAACGCTGGTGGGATCTTTTCCGCAGCCTGACCCAACGTCATGACTATCTGCGCGAGGATGGTCCGCAGCGCGCCCGTGCCATGCTCAACACATTGGGAGGGACCCAGATCGTGCATGGACACTCGACGATTCCCGACACCACGGACCTGACCCCAGGGCAAGTTGAGGAACCTCGCCGCTACTGTGACGGACTTGTCCTCAACGTCGATGGCGGCGTCTATCAAGGAGGCCGCTGTTTGGTCGTGCGGCCCAACGACTAG
- a CDS encoding carboxymuconolactone decarboxylase family protein, giving the protein MSIDSLKAALPAYAKDTKLNLGSITTTSSLTEQQLWGTMLSCAVASRSTTVIREIHAEATKRLSEDALKASKSAASIMAMNNIYYRAKHLIGDEAYTSLPARLRMQVIGNPGVDKVDYELWSLAVSAVTGCGLCLESHEQTLIKSGASRDNVHDALRVAAVVHAAAVTIDAEEALAL; this is encoded by the coding sequence ATGAGTATTGACAGCCTGAAGGCGGCTCTTCCCGCCTACGCCAAAGACACGAAGCTCAACCTCGGTTCCATCACGACCACTTCTTCCCTGACCGAGCAACAGCTATGGGGGACGATGCTGTCGTGTGCGGTGGCGTCGCGGAGCACCACGGTGATTCGCGAGATCCACGCGGAAGCCACGAAGCGCCTGAGCGAGGACGCTCTCAAGGCGTCCAAGTCGGCTGCCTCGATCATGGCGATGAACAACATCTATTACCGTGCCAAGCACCTCATCGGGGATGAGGCTTACACGAGCCTCCCGGCGCGGTTGCGGATGCAGGTCATTGGCAATCCCGGCGTAGATAAAGTCGACTATGAACTGTGGAGCCTCGCTGTTTCCGCGGTGACCGGGTGCGGTTTGTGCCTGGAGTCGCATGAACAGACGCTGATCAAGTCCGGCGCTTCGCGAGACAACGTGCATGACGCTCTCCGCGTCGCCGCCGTCGTCCATGCCGCGGCCGTGACGATCGACGCTGAGGAGGCGCTGGCTCTGTAG
- a CDS encoding DUF3159 domain-containing protein: protein MTPERNPVRQDTLTSLLGGRRGAADATIPLLVFIGAWLATGNNVGWGVVASLAAGLLIAVWRIWQKQKPRSVLLGLLGVCVAGALVLYTGRAEDILLPRILANAASAIVWAVSIVLRRPLLGLIVGALLGQKTSWRSDGALLRAYAAASWVWVATYLVRVAILTPMWVFGFVVAGGLAQVVLSWPLLIACLVVSGSVMKAALPQGHPGFRHPQTAGGGADRSHSGGSAG, encoded by the coding sequence GTGACTCCCGAACGCAACCCTGTGCGGCAAGACACGCTTACAAGCCTACTTGGTGGGCGGCGCGGCGCCGCAGACGCCACCATTCCCCTGTTGGTGTTCATCGGTGCGTGGCTAGCCACTGGAAACAATGTCGGCTGGGGTGTGGTGGCGTCATTGGCGGCCGGCCTGCTAATCGCCGTTTGGAGGATATGGCAGAAACAAAAGCCACGGTCAGTCCTGCTGGGATTGCTAGGGGTGTGCGTGGCGGGCGCCCTTGTGCTCTACACCGGGCGAGCCGAGGACATTCTCCTTCCTCGTATCCTCGCCAACGCCGCCAGCGCGATCGTGTGGGCGGTGAGCATTGTCTTGCGGCGGCCGTTGTTGGGCCTCATTGTTGGCGCGTTGTTGGGCCAGAAGACGTCGTGGCGTTCTGATGGGGCGTTGTTGCGAGCGTATGCGGCGGCGTCGTGGGTTTGGGTGGCGACGTATCTGGTGCGAGTGGCGATTTTGACGCCGATGTGGGTGTTTGGGTTCGTGGTCGCTGGTGGGTTGGCACAGGTGGTTTTGTCGTGGCCGTTGTTGATCGCGTGTTTGGTGGTTAGCGGTTCGGTGATGAAGGCGGCGTTGCCGCAGGGTCATCCTGGTTTTCGTCATCCGCAGACGGCCGGTGGGGGTGCGGATCGGTCGCACTCTGGTGGGTCTGCCGGTTGA